From the Plodia interpunctella isolate USDA-ARS_2022_Savannah chromosome 5, ilPloInte3.2, whole genome shotgun sequence genome, one window contains:
- the Gs1l gene encoding probable pseudouridine-5'-phosphatase has product MRIYLLKTLSNVVGRRCYSAANYKKVTHCIFDMDGLLLDTEQVYKKMITQICAKYGHEYTTELMMKVLGGTEQRLSEILCKDLQLPITPKEFRDQLLDLGDTMLAGTPLLDGAERLIRHLHKTKVPFALATSSSERSVKTKVRAHAELFSYFHHKVMGSSDDAVKFGKPHPDVFLVAASRFPDKPDPSKCLVFEDSPHGVTAGNAAGMQTVMVPDTHLDKRLTTHATIVLPTLAKFQPELFGLPAFQ; this is encoded by the exons ATGAggatttatttgttgaaaacCCTTTCAAATGTTGTTGGAAGAAGGTGCTATTCTGCTGCTAATTACAAGAAGGTCACCCACTGTATATTTGATATGGACGGGCTACTGCTTG ATACGGAACAAGTGTACAAGAAGATGATCACACAGATATGTGCCAAATATGGTCATGAATATACTACAGAGCTGATGATGAAGGTCCTTGGAGGCACTGAGCAGAGGCTGTCCGAGATTCTGTGCAAAGATCTGCAGCTGCCGATAACTCCTAAGGAGTTTAGGGATCAACTTTTGGATTTGGGTGACACTATGTTAGCGGGAACACCACTGCTGGACG GTGCGGAAAGATTAATACGTCATCTGCACAAAACTAAAGTCCCGTTCGCACTAGCGACGTCATCAAGCGAACGCTCGGTGAAGACCAAGGTGCGCGCGCACGCGGAGCTGTTCTCATACTTCCACCACAAGGTGATGGGGAGTTCCGACGACGCTGTCAAGTTCGGGAAGCCCCATCCGGACGTATTCCTGGTGGCCGCCTCCAGGTTTCCTGACAAACCTGACCCTTCAAAG tGTTTAGTATTTGAAGACTCGCCGCACGGCGTAACGGCAGGCAACGCCGCGGGCATGCAAACAGTCATGGTGCCCGACACCCACCTCGACAAGCGGCTGACAACCCACGCGACCATAGTGTTGCCAACATTAGCCAAATTCCAACCGGAACTGTTCGGGTTGCCAGCTTTCCAGTGA